A part of Carassius carassius chromosome 32, fCarCar2.1, whole genome shotgun sequence genomic DNA contains:
- the LOC132112843 gene encoding sphingolipid delta(4)-desaturase/C4-monooxygenase DES2-like: MGKAVGRWDFEWVYNEQPHTWRRKEILAKYPEIKSLMGHDPQLKWVVSGMVLTQLLACYMVHELSWKWVLFWAYAFGGCINHSLTLAIHDISHNVAFGTKRARWNRWFAMFANLPIGLPYSASFKKYHIDHHRYLGGDGLDVDIPTDLEGWFFCTPARKVLWLFLQPLFYALRPLLVNPKPVTKLEMLNAVVQFVVDIIIYYFWGLKPIVYLIAGSILCMGLHPISGHFIAEHYMFMKGHETYSYYGPLNLITFNVGYHMEHHDFPSIPGSKLPEVKRIAAEYYDSLPQHTSWMRVLWDFVFDDTIGPYARIKRRYKLGKNE; encoded by the exons ATGGGCAAAGCAGTTG gacgctgGGACTTTGAATGGGTCTATAATGAGCAACCGCACACATGGAGAAGAAAGGAAATATTAG CAAAGTATCCTGAGATCAAGTCTTTGATGGGTCATGACCCCCAGCTGAAGTGGGTCGTGTCAGGGATGGTACTCACCCAGCTCCTGGCATGCTACATGGTCCATGAGCTCTCCTGGAAGTGGGTGTTGTTTTGGGCGTATGCGTTCGGTGGCTGCATCAACCACTCTTTGACCCTAGCCATCCATGACATTTCACACAATGTGGCCTTCGGCACCAAAAGGGCACGCTGGAACCGCTGGTTCGCCATGTTTGCCAATCTCCCGATTGGCTTGCCTTATTCCGCATCCTTCAAGAAGTACCACATCGACCACCATCGTTATCTCGGAGGAGATGGGTTGGATGTGGATATTCCTACCGACCTTGAGGGCTGGTTCTTCTGCACCCCAGCCAGAAAAGTGCTCTGGCTCTTTCTCCAGCCTTTGTTCTATGCGCTCCGTCCGTTGTTGGTGAACCCCAAGCCCGTGACCAAGTTGGAAATGCTCAATGCAGTCGTACAGTTTGTGGTAGACATTATCATCTACTATTTTTGGGGTCTCAAGCCCATAGTCTACCTCATCGCTGGCTCTATACTGTGTATGGGCTTGCATCCCATCTCTGGACACTTCATCGCTGAGCACTACATGTTTATGAAAGGTCATGAAACCTACTCTTATTACGGTCCTCTCAACTTGATAACCTTCAATGTGGGATACCATATGGAGCACCATGACTTCCCCAGCATTCCAGGCAGCAAATTACCTGAG GTCAAGAGGATTGCAGCGGAGTACTATGACTCGCTCCCTCAACACACTTCCTGGATGCGAGTGCTCTGGGACTTTGTGTTTGATGACACCATCGGACCCTACGCCAGAATCAAGAGACGATACAAACTTGGCAAAAATGAATGA
- the LOC132112841 gene encoding ena/VASP-like protein isoform X5 yields MLGPELSPGPVRRISSTVIRLSSPGAHRQNGPVTDDAEAPRRQMMDQHQMQMERERRTSGSAVSTLQFKVSASASQSETTLHDLRQYRANTLPPSYAHFNPTQPSSHTSSSSQERESGYRTVDSPQKKAQQLSQLSTSLASAFSPVQPGVTPPPRNVKQIPLSPPTAHQDPGHATWSSTHMYAPLPTASPPVIMAVPVKQPALPVALPLPPLNNGPNCGPKAPANMSHLEPVTHHQQLFSGPAEEYCQYQNPPMQLTSGAPLHPHYPIQESSCPLPLLIGQPTQCPAIHQQQLYQATAQFNTTPTSHSTLCEGATPKTSPSPVYQNATAFSTGPPVPPGHPSMLSSTPPVHPPTSASMAGPPAPPPPPGPPPPGPPPPATGPPPTPPPLPAGGGSASSGLAAALAGAKLRKVQRPEESISKNDANRSSGGSGGGGEGLMQEMNALLARRRKASEKPEDGQNEESNGSPSSSSRGQNSDPVKKPWERANSADKSSALSRAKPIGSTSDAESFDFDRMKQEILEEVVRELQKVKEEIIDAIRKELLRIGST; encoded by the exons GTCCAGGAGCACATCGTCAGAATGGACCGGTGACAGATGATGCCGAGGCTCCGAGGAG GCAAATGATGGACCAGCATCAGATGCAGATGGAAAGGGAACGACGAACATCTGGCTCTGCAG TCTCCACCCTTCAGTTTAAAGTATCAGCGTCCGCCTCTCAGTCCGAAACCACTCTGCATGACCTCAGACAGTATCGGGCTAACACTCTTCCCCCTTCCTATGCTCACTTTAACCCCACGCAACCCTCCTCCCACACCTCCTCTTCCTCCCAGGAACGAGAGAGTGGCTACCGCACTGTGGACTCCCCTCAAAAAAAGGCACAGCAGCTTTCCCAGCTTTCCACCTCTCTGGCTTCTGCTTTCTCCCCCGTCCAGCCGGGTGTCACCCCTCCACCTCGCAATGTCAAGCAAATCCCTCTTTCCCCTCCAACGGCCCATCAGGATCCAGGACATGCCACATGGTCCTCCACCCACATGTACGCTCCATTACCCACAGCATCGCCACCCGTCATAATGGCGGTGCCAGTCAAACAACCTGCCCTGCCTGTCGCCCTCCCCTTGCCACCCCTAAACAATGGCCCAAACTGTGGTCCCAAAGCTCCTGCTAACATGTCCCACTTGGAGCCTGTAACACACCACCAGCAGTTGTTCAGTGGCCCGGCAGAGGAGTACTGCCAGTACCAAAACCCTCCTATGCAGCTCACCTCTGGAGCTCCGTTGCACCCACATTATCCCATACAAGAATCATCTTGCCCCCTGCCCCTTCTCATTGGCCAGCCCACCCAATGCCCCGCCATCCACCAGCAGCAGCTATACCAGGCCACGGCCCAATTCAACACCACACCCACCTCTCACTCTACTCTGTGTGAGGGGGCAACGCCCAAGACGTCTCCCTCACCTGTTTATCAGAACGCCACAGCATTTAGCA CAGGTCCTCCCGTTCCACCGGGTCATCCCTCCATGCTCTCATCCACCCCTCCTGTTCACCCTCCTACCTCAGCATCCATGGCTGGTCCACCGGCCCCTCCGCCCCCTCCTGGGCCTCCCCCACCCGGGCCGCCACCACCAGCCACAGGACCCCCTCCTACCCCGCCTCCACTGCCGGCTGGTGGAGGTTCTGCTTCGTCAGGTCTGGCTGCAGCTCTAGCTGGTGCCAAGCTGCGAAAAGTGCAGCGG CCAGAGGAAAGCATTAGCAAGAATGATGCCAATCGCTCTAGTGGAGGCAGTGGAGGTGGTGGAGAGGGTCTCATGCAGGAGATGAATGCCCTTTTAGCACGAAG GAGGAAGGCCTCAGAGAAACCAGAAGACGGTCaaaat GAGGAGTCTAATGGATCCCCTTCATCATCCTCTCGTGGACAAAATTCAg ATCCTGTGAAGAAGCCATGGGAACGAGCCAACTCTGCAGATAAGTCTTCAGCTCTGTCAAG GGCAAAACCAATTGGAAGCACCAGTGATGCAGAGTCATTCGACTTTGACAGAATGAAACAG GAGATCTTGGAGGAGGTTGTGCGGGAATTGCAGAAAGTTAAAGAAGAAATCATTGATG cCATTAGAAAGGAACTGCTGAGAATCGGCTCCACATAG
- the LOC132112840 gene encoding transcriptional repressor protein YY1-like — MASGETLYIEADGSEMPAEIVELHEIEVETIETTVVGGDDDEHQPMIALQPLVTDDPNHVNHQEVILVQTREEVVGCDDSDLHADDSFEDQILIPVPVPVAEEEYIEQTLVTVSGKNPSGRMKKGGGSGKRVVKKSFLNSAEASGRKWEQKQVQIKTLEGEFSVTMWASDDKKDVDHETEVEEHVIGENSPPDYSEYMTGKKLPPGGIPGIDLSDPKQLAEFARMKPRKIKEDDSPRTIACPHKGCTKMFRDNSAMRKHLHTHGPRVHVCAECGKAFVESSKLKRHQLVHTGEKPFQCTFEGCGKRFSLDFNLRTHVRIHTGDRPYVCPFDGCNKKFAQSTNLKSHILTHAKAKNNQ; from the exons ATGGCGTCGGGTGAGACACTGTACATCGAAGCAGACGGCTCGGAGATGCCGGCGGAGATCGTCGAGCTGCACGAAATCGAAGTTGAGACCATCGAGACGACCGTGGTCGGCGGAGACGACGACGAGCACCAGCCGATGATCGCGCTGCAGCCGCTGGTCACAGACGACCCGAACCACGTCAACCATCAGGAGGTGATTCTGGTCCAAACTCGCGAGGAGGTCGTGGGCTGCGATGATTCAGACCTCCACGCAGACGACAGCTTCGAGGACCAGATCCTCATCCCCGTCCCTGTCCCCGTGGCAGAGGAGGAATATATCGAGCAGACTTTAGTGACCGTGTCTGGCAAGAACCCGTCGGGAAGGATGAAGAAAGGGGGAGGCAGCGGGAAAAGAGTGGTCAAAAAGAGCTTCCTGAACTCCGCCGAGGCGAGCGGACGCAAATGGGAGCAGAAGCAAGTGCAGATCAAAACACTGGAGGGGGAGTTTTCCGTCACTATGTGGGCATCGG ATGATAAGAAAGATGTCGATCATGAGACTGAGGTTGAGGAGCATGTGATTGGAGAAAACTCTCCTCCGGACTACTCCGAGTATATGACGGGCAAGAAACTGCCCCCTGGCGGCATACCTGGCATTGACCTGTCCGACCCCAAACAGCTGGCAGAGTTTGCCAG AATGAAGCCCAGGAAAATAAAGGAGGACGACTCTCCAAGAACGATAGCATGCCCTCACAAA GGTTGCACAAAAATGTTTCGGGACAACTCGGCTATGAGAAAGCACTTGCACACCCATGGGCCGCGGGTTCATGTCTGCGCTGAATGTGGGAAGGCGTTTGTGGAAAGTTCCAAGCTAAAACGGCATCAGCTGGTTCATACTGGTGAAAAACCTTTCCag TGTACATTTGAGGGATGTGGAAAGCGCTTTTCATTGGACTTTAACTTGCGCACACATGTGcggattcacactggagacagACCTTACGTTTGCCCGTTCGATGGCTGCAACAAGAAATTCGCTCAGTCCACCAACCTGAAGTCTCACATTTTGACACACGCGAAAGCTAAAAACAATCAGTGA